A part of Aspergillus flavus chromosome 1, complete sequence genomic DNA contains:
- a CDS encoding putative phosphoserine phosphatase (hypothetical protein AOR_1_492184): protein MSASNLPYMKTNPKIIFFTDFDGTITLQDSNDFLTDNLGYGQEKRRQGNLDVLENKVSFRDAFRDMLDSVKVPFNECIEQLKKNMQLDPYFVEFYHWSKENNVPIVVLSSGMTPVISALFETLLGHKPDDHLVIVANDVESRDGKDINTEGGWQIKYHDDSHFGHDKSLEIKPYAALPDNVRPTLLYAGDGVSDLSAASETDLLFAKKGRDLVTYCERQGTPFTIFESWSSILATTKDILSGKVTIKKVAQEGLETIQKEGN from the exons ATGAGCGCTTCCAATCTCCCTTATATGAAGACTAACCCCaagatcatcttcttcacggACTTTGACGGAACCATTACACTTCAAGATAGCAATGACTTCTTG ACTGACAACCTCGGTTATGGACAAGAAAAACGTCGTCAAGGGAACCTTGACGTCTTGGAGAACAAAGTTAGCTTTCG TGATGCCTTCCGCGACATGCTAGACAGCGTCAAGGTTCCCTTCAATGAGTGCATCGAGCAGCTTAAGAAGAACATGCAGCTCGATCCATACTTTGTCGAATTCTACCACTGGTCCAAGGAAAACAACGTGCCAATTGTAGTATTGTCATCCGGTATGACCCCGGTCATTAGCGCCCTGTTCGAAACTCTGCTAGGACATAAGCCCGATGACCACCTTGTTATTGTCGCCAACGATGTGGAAAGCCGCGATGGCAAGGATATCAACACCGAGGGCGGCTGGCAGATTAAGTATCACGATGATAGCCATTTTGGTCACGACAAATCGCTGGAGATTAAGCCCTATGCCGCTCTGCCGGACAACGTACGCCCAACCCTATTGTATGCGGGAGACGGCGTCTCGGACTTGTCGGCTGCTTCGGAGACCGATCTTTTGTTTGCTAAGAAAGGAAGGG ATCTGGTGACCTACTGCGAGCGTCAAGGAACACCCTTCACCATCTTTGAGAGCTGGTCCTCAATCCTCGCCACAACTAAAGACATCCTGAGCGGCAAGGTCACGATCAAGAAGGTGGCCCAGGAAGGACTCGAAACCATCCAGAAGGAGGGAAACTAA
- a CDS encoding Metallo-dependent phosphatase-like protein — protein sequence VRAGVQLAIFALCILVFVVTLDNRFRVLPAAIHGHLPSHYSGLVVTDVTIKTCSHINPFSKCKPTSQSWTQVDKDLYLRTGWTSTAFVQFERKKEEDLLPTDKVVIDLKISRLVPETTEDTKDGEKDEETWEPRPGGIWLRRTAKRHASDSQTAITLVDVLFGADAVDPRIGWEVRDTPLLLDSRTEELEARLSIQRGDPQKMKKPVPRINEHGRFKIMQLADLHLSTGLGLCRDPIPAEPVPGQKCEADPRTLEFVERLLDEEKPDMVVLTGDQVNGETSKDAQSALFKSVKLLVDRKIPYAAIFGNHDDEGNLNRSELMAILEQLPYSVSSAGPEDIDGVGNYIVEVLGRGNSAHSALTLYLLDSHSYSPDERQFRGYDWIKPSQIRWFQNTAQGLKRKHHEYTYMHMNMAFIHIPLPEYRDPNNLFIGNWDEPPTAPGFNSGFKDALEEEGILFVSCGHDHVNDYCMLNNNKDEKPSLWMCYGGGVGFGGYGGYKDYVRRVRFFDFDMNAGRVMTYKRLEYGETEAKIDEQMIVDGGAVRGLS from the exons GTTCGCGCGGGTGTACAACTCGCAATATTTGCTCTTTGTATACTGGTTTTCGTCGTAACTCTAGATAACCGGTTTCGCGTCCTACCTGCCGCTATTCATGGCCACCTCCCTTCGCACTATTCTGGACTCGTCGTTACGGATGTGACCATAAAAACGTGCTCGCATATCAATCCCTTCTCCAAATGCAAACCTACCTCGCAATCATGGACACAAGTCGACAAAGATCTTTACTTGCGCACTGGTTGGACGTCCACCGCCTTTGTCCAATTTGAGCggaaaaaggaggaggatctACTTCCTACGGACAAAGTTGTGATCGATCTGAAGATTAGTCGGCTTGTTCCGGAGACCACTGAGGATACTAAGGATGGggagaaagacgaagaaacGTGGGAGCCGAGACCAGGTGGCATTTGGCTGAGACGAACAGCCAAGCGCCACGCGAGTGATTCGCAGACTGCGATCACCTTAGTCGATGTCCTTTTCGGTGCCGATGCGGTGGATCCACGGATTGGCTGGGAGGTCAGAGATAcgccgctgctgctggatAGTCGGACGGAGGAACTGGAAGCTCGTCTCAGTATTCAGAGGGGAGATCCtcagaaaatgaaaaaacCAGTTCCCAGGATCAATGAACATGGTCGCTTTAAGATCATGCAGCTGGCCGATTTACATTTGAGTACCGGTCTTGGATTGTGCCGTGACCCTATCCCAGCGGAACCTGTTCCGGGCCAGAAGTGTGAGGCCGACCCCCGGACACTTGAGTTTGTGGAGAGGCTcctggatgaagagaagcCCGATATGGTGGTCCTTACTGGTGATCAGGTGAATGGCGAAACCTCTAAGGATGCACAAAGTGCGCTTTTCAAGTCCGTCAAGCTGCTTGTGGATCGTAAGATCCCCTACGCAGCTATTTTTGGCAATCATGACGACGAGGGCAATCTCAACCGGTCGGAGCTTATGGCCATATTAGAGCAACTGCCGTATTCAGTGTCGTCGGCTGGCCCCGAGGATATAGACGGTGTTGGTAACTACATCGTCGAGGTTCTTGGCCGTGGTAATAGTGCACACTCAGCTTTGACCCTTTATCTTCTTGATTCGCATTCGTATTCGCCGGATGAACGACAATTCCGAGGTTATGACTGGATCAAGCCCAGCCAGATCCGCTGGTTCCAGAACACTGCCCAAGGCCTTAAGAGGAAACACCATGAGTATACGTACATGCACATGAACATGGCATTCATTCATATTCCACTGCCTGAATACCGTGATCCAAATAACCTGTTCATTGGGAATTGGGACGAACCCCCAACCGCTCCAGGATTTAATTCAGGCTTCAAGGATGCACTCGAAGAGGAGGGTATCCTTTTTGTTAGCTGTGGACA TGACCACGTCAATGACTACTGCATGCTTAACAATAACAAAGACGAGAAGCCGTCGCTCTGGATGTGCTATGGAGGAGGTGTTGGATTCGGAGGCTATGGAGGCTATAAAGATTATGTCCGGCGTGTGAggttctttgactttgacatGAATGCCGGGCGGGTTATGACATATAAGCGACTTGAATATGGCGAAACAGAGGCTAAGATCGATGAACAGATGATAGTCGACGGTGGTGCCGTGAGAGGATTGTCGTGA